The sequence aatgaagttagctgggggaaaaaatgtacaaaaatatgtCCCGAGGTGGACATAAGTCACTGACATATTGTTaggtggaaaaagaaaagcaagttgtaAAATAGTaaggagaaaattaattaaaCCATTTCTACATCTACTATGTCTATCTACATCTTAAACTGTTTTTTGAAATGCATGGAACGATATGCAGCAAGAGGGGTAAAGTAGAATGCGGAGACATTCACTATCTCTGGATCCACATTTCTTATCTCTGTGTAGGGTTGGAGAATGATTTTATGctcattttaagataatttttttttgcctagatgtaatttctaaattttctagaaTGAACAttatttatgtgataaaatgatcaaaactatattttaagtTAGTGGCTCCCATTCATGTCCATGATCGGCTTAGCTCTAGTTTATCCACTGATGTTCCAAGCATATTGTGCTCGGAAGTTAATGCTGAAACGGCAGTTCCTACCTCCAAAGCTGCTCTAAAGTCATGCTTTACAAAgcaacacagaaataaaataattctaggaTTCAATGAAAGACAGATGAAGAAGAGGGGAACGGgcaaaatggaaaggaagggagggatatagaTTATAAATCTAAAACAgaaggagggcagagggaagggggggAAAAGTCAACCCTGACAGCTGTTGGGTGAACCTATCCTTGGTGTGCCCCACCAAGGATAACAAAAgcaacacaaacacaaacacaatgaCAAGAACCCAGGACTCTGGGGAAGAAAACCAGATCCTATCTGTAAGCAGACTGTCTTTCTATTTGGGAAGGGTTGGCAGAGGGGTGCTTCATGGAACCCACAGACCTTTCTAATGTGCATTTTACATGAACCACAACTGCACTCCTAGAACACCTACCTGGCTCCAGTGTAAAATGTTCTGCACAGAAGTCCCAGCAGGAGAATGTGTTGTATACACATCCACTCTCGACTGCAAAATAAATACGttgaaataaagaatgaaagtAGCGTTAAGGTGACAGTGataataaacattatatttttcccttcaaaGCATTAAAAACTACAGAGCCATAACCTCAAATATATAAGATCTGGAGTAGAAGAAATTCTTTGACTACAAATACGTCCTATAAGAACACATACCACTATACACATAGGGTACATATGAAAGAAATGCAACAGTATGGTAAGCATAAGGCCATATGGGTTGAGCTtacatgtcatttttattttcttcttcatgctTTCCTGAACTTCCAAAATTTTATATAACAATCACACCTTGCtttaattatcagaaaaaaatatatatcatttaaaaaattttttccagaGCCTTCATTCCAGAATTGTAAAACCTGTTTTCACAATGCAACACTACAAActacaaatatatttagaaacacaAGCATATTGCTGGCtgagattttacattttattaaataaataaacaagcacgtgtatgtgtgcatgtatatctatagatatgtatgtgtgtaaagGGCCATTCCAGATTTAAATACACgtacagtaattttttaaaagaaacaaatcactagaataaatataaatattatatcaaaCTGTGACAGATCTCCTCATTCAACAGTCTCCATACAGGTACGACGTCGGAAGTTGGCAGCAACTAACTTGAGGATAGCAGCAGATGGTGCAGTATTCTAGGCACTTGCCAGAGTTGATACTTGTGCCTTTTAAATGAAAGACCCTCCAGAGCTCTGATGAGGTCGTCTGGCATCATCCAACACAAATAAGCACACAttcacagataaaataaaaatcactggaaTTTTAAATCAAGCCTTGTCATAAACATACTTACcatatttaaatttctctcaTTAAATCCACACATGACAAAAAGGAGATTTCCACAAAGCTCCTTCAGAACGACGTGAGTGCAAACGTGGGTGGCCAGCCACTTCAACAACGCACTCTGTGGAAAAAATTCCTTGTCCCCAAATAAGTcctgcaaaataaaaagaaacgcAAGAATATTTCAGCACTCCATTTTGGTGCAGGGCCTCCGTGACCCACCTCAGAAGCAGAGACACATGCCAAGTGTCTCCACACACGACCTCAGGTGAAAAGGCAACCAGTGGACATTCAAACTAGATACTTACGCAATAAGCTTATTAGGGCAAAAATCACACATTACAGATGTGGatttaaattctcaaaatgaagagaagaaggcagaaaaCCAAATAAGCTTACAGTGGACTTCTACAGTGGGAAAGGGCCTAATGACCCCTCATTCCAGGGCCAGCCCCGAACAGTTTCCTCTCACTCTGGGAACAGCTGAGGGGTGACTGACCGGCAATGCCTGCTGGGTGTGCACGCACCTGACTCGATTCTACTGGCCAGTGGTCCAAATCCAGCCCACTACCTGTTGTTggttttttcttaaaacatttttttattgtgggagAAGATCcgtaacatgaaatttaccattttcaccatttttaagtgtttggttcagtggcattaagtacattcacattgttgtacaactatcaccactacgtatctccagaactttttcatcttctttaactgaaactctatacccactaaacaataattccccattctcctctcccctggcattgaatgtttttataaataaagttttattagaacacagccacactcatctCTCTACATATTGTCTCTGACTGCTTTCATGCTATAATGGCAGAGTGGTGTAGTTACAAAAGGGACCaaatggcccacaaagcctaatatatttactatctggtcctatgatatcataaaatatatatttggtctttgactcTGTTTCCTGGCATACAGCTCCTAAGATCTTTAGAATCTCCAAAAAGATGTCTTTTTGTACAGTAATAATCAGCTCATGGCTAGCAGCCCTTACGTAGCTTCGAGATGGGAGCCAAGGCACCATTACAGGGTtaggactttcagccccaccctctgACTTCcgaggaggggagaggtgggcTGAAGGTTTAAGTTCatggccaatggtttaatcaatcatgcctgtGTAACGAAGCcaccataaaaacccaaaaggactgggTTGGGGAAGCTTCTACATAGCTGAATATGTgcaggttcctggagggtggcatgcCCAGAAGAGCATGGAGGCTCCAAACCCTTTCCCCCATACCTCACCTTATGTagctcttcatctgtatcctttgtaatacccTTTAAAATAAAGCAGTAAACATGTTTCTCTGAGTTCTATAAGCCACTCCAGCAAACTAATCAAACCTAAAGACGGGATCATGGGAACTCCAACTTGAAGCCAGTCGGTCAAACGTGCCAGAGGCCCAGACTTGcaactggtgtctgaagtggaGGGAGGGCAATTTGGGGGCATTGAGCCTTCAAACTgcgggatctgacactatctccaggtagatagtgtcttAACTGAATAAGAGGACACTCAGATGGTGTCACTGCAGAACTGAATGTTTGTTGGTGTGGACAAAGCCtccacatttggtcacagaactCTTCTGTTTCTGTTGATTGTCGGtgtgtggtgtgagagcagagggaaACATGGTTTGAGTTTTTCCAAAcgggccctttacagaaaaagtttgccaacccctagcCTCATTGCTCCTAACCAATGGCCACTGAACCGGTGCTCAAGTACTTCCAGGGCAACCACTACATTCTCAAGGCAGATCTTCACAAACTTGTGCAataggaaacaggaaaaagatCTCACTTACAATGAACCTTTATAATTTACACTGTTCATTTCTTACCCTCTGGagggaaaagtagaaataaaaaaaactcaaatgCCCACAAAGGCAgttttatgggttgaattgtctTCCCTAAAAAAGAtacattgaagccctaacctccagtgTCTCAGAATGACCTtacttggagatagggtcttttaGAGGAATCAAGTTAAAaagaggtcattagggtgggcccttatGCAATATGGCTGGTGTCCCTACAGGAAGGAGAAATCTgaacacagagacagacatgcatGCAGGAAAAACACCATgcaaaaatgaagacagaaatcCAGGTAATGCTTCTACAAACCAAGAAATGCCAAACATCTCCAGCAAACCACTAGACACTCGGGGAGGGCACAGAACAGATTCTTCCTCTCAgacctagcaaactaatacaggcaggtatgtaaatataaatggaaaaactggAAATGGAAGAATGTGATGATGATTAGGGAGTGTTGAGAACCGTAATGAACTCAAAAGCTCATGTTCAGCCTAACTGCTACTTGCAAACACCACAAATCCATAGGCTTGTGGAGCACAGCTTCCCTCTCCCGCCAAAAAAGCAATTGGTTATCAAGACTGCAATGTTAAATATCCCACGTTTTAAAAGATGCAActaatttaaatgtataacatTGTATGGGCCATATTCAATACTTCTTCCAGCAAATTTGGCCCACACATAGACAGCTGGGGTCTCCGTCAAATCTGTATTCTACAAGACAACTCATGAATATCTAAAGATAGATATCGGGTTCTCCTCGAATGTTCCTCTTCTCTAGACTAACCATACTAGCTAGGGAGAACCAGTTAGTAAATACCACATGTAGAGAAGGCCATGAGACATGAAAAGGCACCCACTTTGAAAACTTCTGGCTGTGAGTCTACATAATGGTCTCACGTGACAAGCATGAATACTCTTGAATTTCTCTGCTAAAAATAAGTTAATAGGATGATACATCACTGACCTAAATCGCAATAAACCAAGATTTCCAGAAAGCTTGGTTTATTGCGATTTAGGTCAGTGATGCATCATCCTATTAACCTTGTCCTTTGATTGACAAAGGATGTGAACTTGACCTTGTATTTCAGAACTACTACCCAAACACTCCTATGGCAAACTCTGCTGAAAATTATGTTAATGTAGGAcagtgtatatatatagatatgtagaAAAATTTGCCCTATACATCTACAGGCCTCCTCATACAACTTTGATATctttataatttatacttttgcATTTTGAGAAAGGATTGGAGGGGACACTCTACTTTCACAGAAGCAACATAGTTTTCAGAGTAGCTTCAAAGGTTTtatgaacattcattcattcctattTTTACTCTCCTAGTATACTATAAAAGCACTGTGGTATGaaacagtggttcccaaataCCCAACTGTTTAGCCTACATCAGAACTTACATAGGGTATTTTGTAAAAACACAGATCCCTGGGCCCCACTCCAGATTCTACAAAACACTACCTCCAAAGTGGGGTAAATACACACATTCCTATGACACAGCAATTTCACTTCTCCATATCCACTCTGTGAATATACCcctaaaaaggcaaaaagatgcAGCAACAGCAAATTAGCAACCACCTAAATGTCTACCATAGGAGTCTGACTGCATAAATAGTAGTTCCTTATAATCAAAAACTTACTGTGCAGCAGTTAAAAAGAATGCAGTAGAGTTTTATGTATTAACATGATAGCTCTCCAAGAGTGAAAAATGCAATCTGAAAatcaatacatatatataattggaTACCAtctacattaaaacaaaacaatatatttcCCTTGGTACATCTATATGTATGTAAATTCACATACAAGGTCTTTAGAAAAAGACCTCAAACTGAGCACTGTGTTTACTTCTGAGAAAGGCACTAGGAGAAGGCTTGGTAGTTGAGGGGTACTTTATTTACAATCTCTGCACTGTTTACAATAAAAATCGATACTTCTGTCACCCAaggctttaaaaacaaatttggtcAGGGGTGGCTATTTCTTATCTGCATGTTCTGGTCACTGAAACAGTAAATCCCATATCATGTGAGAGTCAGGCTCAGATCAGAGTATAGTCCAAATTTCCTGTTAAAGTCTTTTAAGTGGCCTATGAGATATGTTATAACTTGATTGCAAGTATATAATTCTGTACAGAATTTcatgtgtgtgtaaatgtgtcaTACATAAAGCATATGTAATCCATGAATAGATCATCTAGCCTCAGTTGTCTTAAAACTTTTTCTCATGAAAGCTGTTTCCTCCTTAACAGAGCTTAGGGTCACACAGCTTTAGGGCTAAGCCCTGATGAGGTTACCGGCTTGTGATTTAGGTgccatattacaaaatataataatcaCGGTGTCTTTGGGTGGCCTCCGGGTGGCTGGGGACCGGCACATGGGAACAGCACGTTTCCTGTGTCCCACATCCTGCCCGCTGCTGTGCTCCCCTTACGGAATACAGGGCAACTCCAGGACCATCTGAATTACTTTCTCACAGACCTCCTTGCGCTCTCCTCCTCGTGTGGCAGGTAGGGCTGCGCGACCTGTGAACCACGAGCACACGCGGCCCGGCGCGCGGTGACCCACAGACCTCCCGTGACGCCCCTGGGTCTGGCAGTTGGGGAGAAGGGGAACGAAGCACCCACTGCCCCACTGATCGCAAACTGCAGAGAAGGCAGGCACAGCTTCTCCCTCCTGTGGCCAATTCTTCAGGTCTGAGGAGGAaatctggggaggggagagggatgcAGGGATCCCAATACCTTAATAAGAAGTTCTGGAAATCGTCCCAGTGTGGTTAGCGGGCTAGAAGAGAACGCCACTGAAGCCACAGGAGCCAGGGCAAAAAACATTTTGATCCTTTTGGCCAGCTCGGGGATCTGTGAAAATGCTATGAAACCTGTGGGAACAAAAGGAAGACAGGAATTCATCTGCTTGGACTTCCGGCTCAAAAAAGGCAAGGCCGGGCATTCGTGACGCCCTCTAGCGGCAGCCTGAGAGCCAGGCAGGCAACACCGCCCTCGGGGAGCCAAACACTTGACATTGGGTCCTCTGAACTTAATTAAACTAGTAAATCAAGTGTTTCTTAAGCGCTTGTTGCAAATCTCAACCTAGATACGCACTGGAAGAAATCCAGGTGTGGAGAACCAGAAAGTCTTCCCCGTTCCTTTAACAACGGGAACCAAAGACAGTATTTCTAACAGCTCCCCACCCCTTCATCCCCCAAAGCCCCTCCAAGAACAATTCACAGACACATCCAAACCACCAAAGATCCCAAAGGAGCTCCTGCTTTTAGAATCTCCTagctttaaatatcttttttaccCTGTCTGAGGTCCCTTCTTGCCACTTGGCCCCAGAATGTCACTTTAGGGAGCAGTAGGGCACAGGATGCAAGTAGACAAGCATGAGAGAAGGAATATGAATGCAGAAAAATGACTCGCTCCATTTTTCTGAGGGTGAGACAGGTTAACCATATATATTGTGACCCTTAAAAACATTCAGACCTCTCATATAGTCTCCTTCTAGGAACGTGTTCTAAGGAGATCATGTGACATAAACACAAAGGTGTTAGTCACAGCAAACACTAAAagggagaattaaataaattataagatgGGCCCCTACGCCCTAATTAGAGAAAACTCTTGCTTGCTAGAATTATGggcaaattttactttctttaacctttgctaaattttatatttttctttacaatgaacatacattacttttataatcaataTAAATTAAGAATGCACATAGCTTTTAAAACCATTTGTAAATAAAGTATAACCTGTCATCCTTGTATCTGTAGTTAGTTATATTCCACTTAACTTTCAAAGtcaatacattttcttattttctttttcttttcttttcttttttttttttttgagatagggtctcactctgttgtctaggctggagtgtagtggcactatcatagctcactgtaacctcgaacacctgagctcaaacaatcctcctgccttagcatcTCAAATAGCTAGGATTGCAGCCAtacaccaccacgcctagctaatattttattttatgtagagaaggggtcttgctatgttgcccagggtggtcttgaaccctgacctcaagcgatcctcccaccttggcctcccaaagtgctgggaatacaggcatgagtcaccatatCCCACCTGTCTCTGAACTTAGAAAATTTATCTTCTACCTTCTCCCATCCCTACCTTGCTTAGCTACCAAAATAACTAATACAATGTGGCTTATATTAATTCCTTCAATTTGAAGAGACCCTTATACCATGAATCTCCAAAGAACACTAAATATTACCAAATTCTTTGCCCTGTTCATTATTTCtgtttggcatttaaaaataaatacatttgaacTTTTTTAATATATCACTTTTAAGAACAAGTACaatttctgtaataaagacatatCAACTTCAATCTTAATTACATACGTACCTATTGTGGTGCCTTGAGAATGACCCACAAAATACACTTGCTTTTGGCCAGTTTTATTCAGAATGAAGTTAATTGAAGCAGGTAGGTCATATTTTGCCATTTCATCATAACTGTAATCCAAGAAAGGAATTCTGTCATTGAAATAGTACATAAAATAGAATAGCACACAAATACCAAgcatacaatttgatgagttatCACAAACTGAACGCAGATAGGCAAACGGGCAATGAGTTCAGGAAACTGAGCATTACCAGGACCGCAGAAGCCCTCTTGGGCTCCCTTGCAGCTGTGCCTCCCAAAGATAACtcgtattttaatttttcataccATAAATTAGTTTcacctgtttttaatttttctataggtGGGATTATGTAGTATGCATTTTTCTATATCTGGCTTCATCCCTGTTGTTGCATATAGTTGTAGGTTGctcattctcattttattatgtaaatatatcacattttgtttgtccactCACTGTTGACATGCATTTGGGTAGTGTCtagttttctgttatttcaaaTGGTGTGACAAAAACCATATTCTTGTACATGCCTTTTGCCAAAAGTTCTCCTTCTTGTGTTTCATCCTTAAGGAGGCTCTGGTCTTACAAAAGAGAAGTCAGCCTGGAGGCCTCCACACTGCTGACCTTTTCTAATACCTGGGAGCAAGACATAGTCCTGaacccaggtgtgtgtgtgtctgtcatCAGGAAGTAGAGAGGCCCCCAACACTGACAATGTGCCAGGCTCCATGGAGGCTCTTTCCCTGTATCCTCTCCTTTAAGCCCCCAATTACCTTATGAGGTGTTTACtatcccccattttacaaataaagaaattgagacacagaggGCGTATGCAACGtgtccaatgtcacacagcaaCTAATTGGTACAGCCAGAagtaagagagagaagagaatttgTATAAAGAAAAGTGAACATTTGGAGCACATGTttatggaggaaggaggaaggttaCGGGACATTTACTCAGGAGCTCTCACACCACCAGGAATGCCAAAATAACTTAAGAATCCCTGACTAAATCTAATTATTAATGTAATAATTTACTTATAATTTACCTCATGCTAGTTTTAAATTCCTAGCAAGGTTTAAAACCTTTCAAGAGACATCACTTTTTCCTCTCATACAATTTCAGAGTTACCCATCGATCCACCTCTTCTGCTAAAATCCCCGTGTGTCTGTGTTAAGGGTACTGGGTGTAAGGAAACACACCCATGTTATAATCAATTCAAATATACCTGAAAGCCCAGAATTCAACCTGAGAAACTGAAAGTGTCTTGTGTTTTCGAGACCAGGTGTTTCCCCTGCTATTTCCCATCCACACGTCAAAACCAGCATCAGCAAGAATGAAGCCCAGGCTGCTGTTGGCAAGGTTTGTGACCCAGTTACTGGAATCTGCCAGCAAGCCATGCTGCAGGTAGACAACTGGTTTGGGACCTGGAAAACATTCATGTTTAGGAAGTAGTCAGCACCAAGCTTCAAAACAAACATGGTATCTTGTTAAACAAGTCATCCTTAAAACCTCCTAAAGCaaataatgaaatggaaacaaattacAATATTGAGGTAGCAATGTATTCTTATATAACATAAgtaaaggatttttcttttaaaacagttcTGGCAAGGTAGCAGCAAAACTGGACTGTTTTTGAATGTCTAGTAACAAGACACACTAACTTaaccagcaaaggaaaaaa comes from Eulemur rufifrons isolate Redbay chromosome 28, OSU_ERuf_1, whole genome shotgun sequence and encodes:
- the LIPA gene encoding lysosomal acid lipase/cholesteryl ester hydrolase, whose product is MDFWEVVFTITSSPGLYSPFQLSQRNTHLMKMQLLVLVICLVLGTLHSEGSTGKRAAVDPEANMNVSEIISYWGFPSEEHLVETEDGYILCLHRIPHGRKNHFDKGPKPVVYLQHGLLADSSNWVTNLANSSLGFILADAGFDVWMGNSRGNTWSRKHKTLSVSQVEFWAFSYDEMAKYDLPASINFILNKTGQKQVYFVGHSQGTTIGFIAFSQIPELAKRIKMFFALAPVASVAFSSSPLTTLGRFPELLIKDLFGDKEFFPQSALLKWLATHVCTHVVLKELCGNLLFVMCGFNERNLNMSRVDVYTTHSPAGTSVQNILHWSQTVKSQKLQAFDWGSSAKNYFHYNQSYPPAYNVKDMLVPTAVWSGGRDTLADVHDMSVLLTEITNLVYHKRIPEWEHLDFIWGLDAPWRLYNEVINLMRKYL